From one Equus asinus isolate D_3611 breed Donkey chromosome 5, EquAss-T2T_v2, whole genome shotgun sequence genomic stretch:
- the CFAP144 gene encoding cilia- and flagella-associated protein 144, with amino-acid sequence MAGHQKEKVVPDEVHQNQILRELYLKELRTQKLYTQYHVNPLRKVHTIARKPMSWHDNLEEPADARFLNLIHHAAQGPRKKYTETQTESQEIGWDSEPLVNPERNDRRLNHFRVYNDITLYKAKMWSLGEDDRHK; translated from the exons ATGGCCGGACACCAAAAGGAGAAGGTGGTCCCAGATGAAGTCCATCAGAACCAGATCTTGAGGGAATTGTACCTCAAAGAGCTACGAACCCAGAAGCTCTACACACAGTATCACGTGAATCCCCTCCGCAAAG TGCACACAATTGCCAGAAAGCCCATGTCGTGGCACGATAACCTGGAGGAGCCTGCAGATG CCAGGTTTCTGAATCTTATTCACCACGCTGCCCAGGGACCAAGGAAGAAATACACGGAGACACAAACTGAGAGCCAAGAAATTGGATGGGACTCAGAGCCCTTG GTCAACCCAGAGCGCAATGACCGCAGGCTGAACCACTTCAGGGTCTACAATGACATCACTCTGTACAAGGCGAAAATGTGGAGCTTAGGGGAAGATGATCGCCACAAGTAG